The following are encoded together in the Flavihumibacter fluvii genome:
- a CDS encoding 5' nucleotidase, NT5C type translates to MKRIALDMDGVLADEFGHFADLYEKEKGIRILPEQAQGKKLLQAFPGAGNYIHQPGFFRNSPVIPGSREVVEKLFNTYDLYIVSAAVEYPQSLTEKLEWLKEHFPFIPWQKIVFCGTKDIVSADIMIDDNFKNLDPFSGQTLLFSQPHNYLADPGRHRRVTDWFEIETILL, encoded by the coding sequence ATGAAAAGGATCGCATTGGATATGGATGGTGTACTGGCAGATGAATTCGGACATTTCGCCGATTTATATGAAAAGGAAAAGGGAATCAGGATCCTGCCCGAGCAGGCGCAGGGGAAGAAATTGCTGCAAGCCTTTCCCGGTGCTGGCAATTATATCCACCAACCAGGATTTTTCCGCAATTCCCCTGTCATTCCAGGCAGCCGGGAAGTAGTTGAAAAATTATTTAACACCTATGACTTGTATATTGTATCTGCTGCGGTGGAATACCCGCAAAGCCTAACCGAAAAACTGGAATGGCTGAAAGAACATTTTCCATTTATCCCCTGGCAGAAAATTGTTTTCTGCGGTACAAAGGATATTGTATCAGCCGATATCATGATCGATGATAATTTCAAGAACCTGGATCCTTTTTCAGGCCAGACCCTGCTGTTTTCACAACCCCATAATTACCTTGCAGATCCAGGGCGCCACCGCCGTGTTACCGACTGGTTCGAGATCGAAACTATATTACTTTAG